In a single window of the Pirellulales bacterium genome:
- the rpmI gene encoding 50S ribosomal protein L35, with amino-acid sequence MPKQKTHKASKKRFRVTANGKVMHRGAGTSHLSTHISQKQVRQRRGTRALAPADAQRIKNALRGNSY; translated from the coding sequence TGCCGAAGCAAAAGACACACAAAGCCTCGAAGAAGCGATTTCGCGTAACTGCCAACGGCAAGGTGATGCACCGCGGTGCCGGCACCAGCCACTTGTCGACGCACATTTCGCAAAAGCAAGTACGGCAACGCCGGGGAACGCGGGCGCTAGCGCCGGCCGATGCCCAGCGCATCAAGAACGCTTTGCGCGGCAATAGCTACTAG
- the rplT gene encoding 50S ribosomal protein L20 gives MRTTKGAARNKAKRRLFKKVKGFRGGRGTLLRSAKETLVRAGVYAFRDRRVRKRDFRRLWIIRINAAARAHGLRYSEFIHGLVKANITLDRKSLSEMAIADPAGFEAVVAQVKAALQSAA, from the coding sequence ATGAGAACTACCAAGGGCGCAGCCCGCAACAAGGCCAAGCGCCGTCTGTTCAAAAAGGTGAAGGGGTTTCGCGGCGGCCGTGGCACGCTGCTGCGTTCGGCCAAGGAGACGCTGGTTCGCGCCGGCGTCTATGCATTTCGCGATCGCCGCGTACGCAAACGAGATTTCCGCCGGCTGTGGATCATTCGCATCAACGCCGCGGCCCGCGCTCACGGCCTGCGGTACAGCGAGTTCATCCACGGCCTAGTAAAGGCCAACATCACGCTCGACCGCAAGTCGCTGTCGGAAATGGCGATTGCCGATCCGGCCGGATTCGAGGCCGTCGTGGCGCAGGTCAAAGCGGCCCTGCAAAGCGCCGCCTAA
- the pheS gene encoding phenylalanine--tRNA ligase subunit alpha, whose protein sequence is MALVEFLADLEGLLAAAEVAFAGANDSVALEAARIEFLGAKSGRLKDVQKGLGQVDKAEKPAAGKRFNEIKEALDTAFVAAQERIQRGGATASSAHTGGPVFDRTLPGRALRLGHLHPITQTIEHLKEIMGRLGFTAAVGPEIEDEWHNFQALNIPPAHPARDPLENFYLATAGVSVPASDKPAQTSGPLLLRSQTSTVQIRVMESTPPPVRIISLGRVYRPDTADATHYPMFHQIEGLLIDHHVTMADLKSVLRLFAKSYFGGEVHIRFRPSFFPFTEPSVEVDMSWHDSWIEMGGAGMVDPNVLRAVGYDPEEVSGFAFGLGVERVCARRHNVTDIREFYKNDVRFLEQF, encoded by the coding sequence ATGGCACTCGTTGAATTCCTGGCGGATCTCGAAGGTCTGTTGGCGGCCGCCGAAGTGGCTTTCGCCGGCGCGAACGACTCAGTCGCGCTGGAAGCCGCCCGCATCGAATTCCTGGGTGCCAAGAGCGGTCGTTTAAAGGATGTGCAAAAGGGACTCGGCCAGGTCGACAAGGCCGAAAAGCCCGCCGCTGGCAAACGCTTCAATGAGATCAAGGAAGCACTCGACACGGCTTTCGTCGCCGCGCAAGAACGGATCCAGCGAGGCGGCGCAACGGCCTCGTCCGCGCACACCGGCGGTCCGGTCTTCGATCGCACGCTGCCCGGACGCGCCCTGCGATTGGGCCATCTGCACCCCATCACGCAGACGATCGAACACCTGAAAGAGATCATGGGCCGACTGGGATTCACGGCCGCTGTTGGACCCGAGATCGAGGACGAGTGGCATAACTTTCAAGCGCTCAACATTCCGCCGGCGCATCCCGCCCGCGACCCGCTCGAGAATTTCTATCTGGCGACGGCCGGCGTCAGCGTGCCAGCGTCTGATAAGCCAGCCCAGACGAGCGGGCCACTGCTGCTGCGTAGTCAAACCAGCACGGTGCAAATCCGCGTCATGGAGAGCACGCCGCCACCGGTGCGTATCATTTCGCTGGGGCGCGTTTATCGACCCGACACGGCCGACGCCACGCACTATCCGATGTTCCACCAGATCGAAGGATTGCTGATCGACCATCACGTGACGATGGCCGATCTGAAGAGCGTGCTGCGGCTGTTCGCCAAGAGCTACTTCGGCGGCGAGGTGCATATCCGCTTTCGTCCCTCGTTCTTTCCCTTCACCGAGCCGAGCGTGGAAGTCGATATGAGCTGGCACGACAGCTGGATCGAAATGGGGGGGGCCGGAATGGTCGATCCCAACGTGCTGCGGGCCGTAGGCTACGATCCCGAAGAGGTAAGCGGCTTTGCCTTCGGCCTGGGCGTGGAACGCGTCTGTGCCCGGCGCCATAACGTGACGGACATTCGCGAGTTTTATAAGAACGACGTGCGATTCCTGGAACAGTTCTAG
- the pheT gene encoding phenylalanine--tRNA ligase subunit beta gives MIVSWNWLKEYVQLDMPAAELERRLMLAGLNHEETKEVGGDLAIDLEVTSNRPDCLGHLGVAREVAVLWERELKIPPVDLPQTGPQVETLAQVRIDCPRLCSRYSARVIQGVKVGPSPTWLTRRLATLGIATINNIVDITNYVLMECGQPLHAFDLAGLKQRQIIVREGHTDETLVAIDHRSYTLGPGMCVIADAERAVGVGGVMGGLATEVTAATRDVLIEAAAFDAMSIRTTARRLNLHSDSSFRFERGLDPESVDWASRRACRLVLELAGGTLAAGVIDVGVQPTAREPVVLRLSQLKRVLGIEIAQQRVRQILTALGNSEQLVADGEIEVVPPSWRADLTREVDLVEEVARIHGYDEIPEDVSVPMAASARRADDQVLDKIRQVLVAAGVDEALTLSIVEEEVSSAFSPWTDAAPLVTQMPILRRADHLRRSLIPSLLVARRTNETLSNAMIELFEMAHVYLPRPGLLPDEQRMLGITSGHDFAHVKGLVEAILARLNPRAVLEVADQPPAALFDRSRSCRLLVGGEVLGVLGEVSSDGLRRFELRGRSTVAELHVAALVKLANLVPQYERLPAFPAIARDLNLVVDEHVTWAEIAAAVRGGSGAYLEELSYQDTYRDAERLGAGKKSVLLSIKLRDAAGTLAGSQADAVRDEIVARCGRELGAQLRAS, from the coding sequence ATGATCGTTTCCTGGAACTGGTTGAAAGAATACGTCCAGTTGGACATGCCGGCGGCCGAACTCGAGCGGCGGCTGATGCTGGCCGGGCTGAACCACGAGGAGACCAAGGAGGTCGGCGGCGATCTGGCCATCGATCTGGAAGTTACCAGCAACCGGCCTGACTGCCTGGGACACCTGGGCGTTGCGCGAGAAGTAGCCGTATTGTGGGAACGCGAGCTGAAGATACCACCGGTGGATTTGCCCCAGACAGGCCCCCAGGTCGAAACGCTGGCCCAGGTACGCATCGATTGTCCGCGGCTTTGCTCGCGCTATTCGGCCCGCGTGATCCAGGGAGTGAAAGTGGGCCCGAGCCCAACTTGGCTGACGCGGCGGCTGGCCACGCTGGGGATTGCGACAATCAACAACATCGTCGATATCACGAACTATGTATTGATGGAGTGCGGGCAGCCGCTGCACGCCTTCGACCTGGCCGGCCTTAAACAAAGACAGATCATCGTTCGTGAAGGGCACACCGACGAAACGCTGGTGGCCATCGATCATCGTTCCTACACTCTGGGCCCTGGCATGTGCGTGATCGCAGACGCCGAACGTGCCGTGGGCGTGGGGGGCGTCATGGGAGGGCTGGCGACGGAAGTTACCGCGGCGACGCGCGATGTTCTGATCGAGGCGGCCGCATTCGACGCAATGTCGATTCGCACCACGGCGCGGCGTTTGAACCTGCACAGCGACTCTTCTTTTCGCTTTGAACGCGGCCTCGATCCCGAGAGTGTCGATTGGGCCAGCCGGCGGGCTTGCCGCTTGGTACTGGAATTGGCCGGCGGGACGTTGGCCGCGGGCGTGATTGACGTCGGGGTACAGCCGACGGCACGCGAACCGGTCGTGCTGCGTCTGTCGCAGTTAAAGCGCGTTTTGGGCATCGAAATCGCGCAGCAGCGTGTACGGCAGATTCTGACGGCGCTCGGCAACAGCGAGCAACTTGTCGCAGATGGCGAAATCGAGGTTGTGCCCCCCAGTTGGCGCGCCGACCTGACCCGCGAGGTCGACCTGGTCGAAGAAGTGGCGCGGATTCACGGCTACGACGAAATTCCCGAAGACGTCAGCGTGCCGATGGCGGCTTCGGCCCGCCGTGCGGACGATCAAGTGCTGGACAAGATTCGCCAGGTGCTGGTGGCCGCGGGAGTCGACGAGGCATTGACGCTGAGCATTGTCGAGGAAGAGGTTTCAAGCGCCTTCAGCCCCTGGACCGACGCCGCTCCGCTAGTGACGCAGATGCCTATCTTGCGGCGGGCCGATCATCTGCGGCGCAGCCTGATTCCCAGTTTGTTGGTCGCCCGGCGCACGAATGAAACGCTGTCGAACGCGATGATCGAGCTGTTCGAGATGGCCCACGTCTATCTACCACGTCCCGGCCTGCTGCCCGACGAGCAGCGTATGCTAGGGATCACCAGCGGGCACGATTTTGCCCACGTCAAAGGGCTTGTCGAAGCGATCCTGGCGCGATTGAATCCGCGCGCGGTGCTGGAAGTTGCCGACCAACCGCCAGCGGCGCTATTCGATCGATCGCGGTCATGCCGGCTATTGGTGGGCGGAGAAGTGCTGGGAGTGCTGGGCGAGGTGAGTAGCGACGGACTGCGGCGCTTCGAGCTGCGCGGCCGGTCGACCGTGGCCGAGTTGCATGTGGCGGCGCTCGTCAAACTGGCGAACCTGGTTCCGCAATATGAGCGGTTGCCTGCGTTCCCGGCCATCGCGCGGGATTTGAACCTAGTCGTCGACGAACACGTTACTTGGGCCGAGATCGCGGCCGCGGTGCGCGGTGGCAGTGGCGCGTATCTGGAAGAGTTGTCCTACCAAGACACCTATCGCGATGCCGAACGTCTGGGAGCGGGCAAAAAGAGCGTCCTGCTCTCGATTAAGTTGCGCGACGCCGCCGGCACGCTAGCCGGCTCGCAGGCCGACGCCGTGCGCGACGAGATCGTCGCCCGCTGTGGGCGCGAATTGGGCGCGCAGCTGCGCGCGTCGTAG
- a CDS encoding glycosyltransferase, whose translation MKPSLSMILPVRNREATLAALVVQVVEVLPELTPRWELLIVDDGSTDATTEVIQELIRPYPQAAVIHNSAERGDTACFRAGMQRTRSDVLLLRSDSCDLDLAGLDKMWKKISSHDLIVARAHGDAAPGRQPAPSLRKQMSKAVVGPALQMIRRRAIESWITGRSPQDLQSYLALKGYPQHEVELRHASWSKGARGKAAASALKNKVATSPQHRDEGDTAGRPKRPNYLLRLKTFALGE comes from the coding sequence TTGAAACCTTCTCTGAGCATGATCCTGCCGGTTCGGAACCGCGAAGCGACCCTGGCGGCGCTCGTCGTCCAGGTCGTCGAAGTGCTGCCCGAGCTGACTCCACGGTGGGAACTGCTGATCGTGGACGACGGGTCGACGGACGCGACAACGGAAGTGATTCAAGAGTTGATCCGCCCCTACCCGCAGGCCGCTGTGATTCATAACTCAGCCGAGCGCGGAGACACGGCCTGTTTTCGCGCCGGCATGCAGCGAACGCGCAGTGACGTTCTGCTGCTGAGGTCCGACTCATGCGATCTGGACTTGGCTGGGCTCGACAAGATGTGGAAGAAGATCTCGTCGCATGATCTAATCGTGGCGCGAGCTCATGGCGACGCCGCGCCCGGGCGGCAGCCGGCCCCCTCTCTGCGCAAGCAAATGTCGAAGGCTGTGGTGGGCCCTGCACTGCAAATGATTCGCCGTCGCGCGATCGAAAGCTGGATCACGGGGCGCAGCCCCCAAGACTTGCAATCATATCTGGCTCTCAAAGGCTACCCGCAACACGAGGTCGAACTGCGTCACGCTTCGTGGTCGAAGGGAGCCAGGGGCAAAGCGGCGGCCTCGGCTCTCAAGAATAAAGTTGCCACATCGCCCCAGCATCGCGACGAGGGCGACACGGCGGGCCGCCCCAAACGTCCCAACTATTTGTTGCGTTTGAAGACGTTTGCTCTGGGCGAATAA
- the hisI gene encoding phosphoribosyl-AMP cyclohydrolase produces the protein MLPAVAQDAATGEVLMVAYMNEASFAETVATGRAVYFSRSKNRLWRKGEESGHVQRVLAILVDCDADTILLKVEQQGPACHEGFRSCFFRELTADGPKVVLERLVDPSTVYGNQ, from the coding sequence TTGCTCCCTGCCGTGGCTCAAGACGCCGCGACCGGCGAGGTGTTGATGGTCGCCTATATGAACGAGGCCAGCTTCGCCGAGACGGTGGCCACTGGCCGCGCCGTGTACTTCAGCCGCAGCAAGAACCGCCTCTGGCGCAAGGGAGAAGAAAGCGGGCACGTGCAGCGCGTACTGGCGATCTTGGTCGATTGCGACGCCGACACCATTCTGCTCAAGGTCGAACAGCAGGGCCCAGCATGTCACGAAGGATTCCGCAGCTGCTTCTTTCGCGAGCTTACGGCCGACGGACCGAAAGTTGTGCTGGAGCGGCTAGTCGATCCATCGACCGTGTATGGCAACCAATAG